From the genome of Chanos chanos chromosome 5, fChaCha1.1, whole genome shotgun sequence, one region includes:
- the psmb11a gene encoding proteasome subunit beta type-11a, translated as MALQDICCYLDTLLGAPWNSSSSLSLPFGTEHTDLYSTTSDQKNFFSGTPLERCGGSPLRFFLPPPQIRGQFGKASSFLSNSSPTSSAVARPFPLSHGTTTLGFAFQGGVIAAADTRASCAGLIACPAAHKIQPIHSHLVVTTSGSAADCMLWERILAREIRLYQLRHRRKLSVTGAAKLLSLMLHPFKGTDVCVATTLCGWDRETAEGDEGRTQQDPISSSYNGTSSQAVSDLNQIRPKATAVGRTGPKVCYVCSDGLMLNEDLISVGSGSPYAYSVLDDGWRWKMSVDEAVSLAREAVYRATHRDAYSGNNVDLFHITAHGWSRREREDVKEEYYREKERVWYDRLQIKLQFYAEHVLKFED; from the exons ATGGCTCTGCAGGACATCTGTTGTTATCTGGACACTCTTCTGGGAGCTCCGTGGAactcctcatcctcactctccCTTCCCTTTGGTACTGAACACACTGATCTGTACTCCACCACCTCAGATCAAAAGAACTTCTTTTCGGGGACACCACTTGAGAGGTGTGGAGGAAGTCCACTCCGCTTCTTTCTCCCACCTCCACAGATCCGAGGTCAGTTTGGCAAAGCGTCGTCTTTCCTCTCTAATTCCTCCCCCACCTCTTCGGCCGTCGCACGTCCGTTCCCTCTGTCTCATGGCACCACTACCCTGGGCTTTGCGTTCCAAGGTGGTGTTATTGCAGCAGCTGATACTCGTGCCAGTTGTGCGGGTCTAATTGCCTGCCCAGCTGCCCACAAGATCCAGCCAATCCATTCCCACTTAGTGGTCACCACGTCAGGCAGCGCCGCTGACTGCATGCTGTGGGAACGGATTTTGGCTCGGGAGATCCGACTGTACCAGCTACGCCATCGCCGAAAGCTCTCAGTCACAGGAGCTGCCAAGCTGCTTTCTCTCATGCTGCACCCGTTCAAAGGCACGGACGTGTGTGTGGCGACAACTTTGTGTGGCTGGGACAGGGAAACAGCAGAGGGAGATGAGGGAAGA ACACAACAAGACCCGATTTCAAGTTCTTACAATGGCACATCATCACAGGCTGTCTCTGATCTGAACCAGATCAGACCTAAGGCTACAGCCGTTGGGCGAACGGGCCCAAAGGTGTGCTATGTGTGCAGTGATGGGCTGATGCTTAATGAGGACCTGATATCAGTGGGCTCAGGCTCGCCCTATGCTTACTCCGTGTTGGACGACGGTTGGAGATGGAAGATGAGTGTGGACGAGGCTGTGTCACTGGCCAGAGAGGCTGTGTATAGAGCCACTCACAGAGATGCGTACTCTGGGAACAATGTGGACCTTTTCCACATCACTGCACACGGGTGGAGccgaagagagagggaggatgtgAAGGAGGAGTActacagggagaaagagaga GTTTGGTATGACAGATTGCAGATAAAGCTCCAATTTTATGCTGAACATGTGCTCAAATTTGAAGACTGA
- the psmb5 gene encoding proteasome subunit beta type-5: MALSSILRSESADFSNHFDRPFAFDCGLSQPELGFATNSGDNLNFAVKPFADDVDGPERKIEFLHGTTTLAFKFQHGVIVAVDSRATAGSYIASQTVKKVIEINPYLLGTMAGGAADCSFWERLLARQCRIYELRNKERISVAAASKLLANMVYQYKGMGLSMGTMVCGWDKRGPGLYYVDSEGNRVCGDLFAVGSGSMYAYGVLDSGLRHDLTVEEACDLGRRAIYQATYRDAYSGGTVNLYRVHSQGWERVSQEDVLQLHQEYQSQKA, from the exons ATGGCGCTGTCTAGTATCTTGCGCAGTGAGTCTGCGGATTTTTCAAATCACTTTGACCGGCCTTTTGCCTTTGATTGTGGGCTATCTCAGCCTGAGCTGGGCTTCGCTACCAACTCAGGAGACAATCTTAACTTCGCCGTGAAACCGTTCGCTGATGATGTGGATGGTCCAGAGAGGAAAATCGAGTTTCTTCACGGAACCACCACCTTAGCATTCAAA ttccaACATGGCGTTATTGTCGCAGTGGACTCACGGGCGACAGCTGGGTCCTACATCGCCTCTCAAACGGTGAAGAAGGTGATTGAGATCAACCCTTACTTGTTGGGCACCATGGCAGGAGGAGCTGCAGACTGCAGTTTCTGGGAGCGTCTGCTGGCCAGACAGTGTCGCATCTACGAGCTGCGTAACAAAGAGCGCATCTCCGTAGCAGCCGCCTCCAAACTGCTGGCAAACATGGTGTACCAGTACAAAGGCATGGGCCTCAGTATGGGCACAATGGTCTGTGGTTGGGACAAACGGGGGCCAG gTTTATATTATGTGGATTCAGAGGGCAACCGTGTGTGCGGTGACCTGTTTGCGGTTGGCTCCGGCTCCATGTACGCTTACGGCGTTTTGGACAGTGGCCTGCGGCACGACTTGACCGTCGAGGAGGCTTGTGACCTGGGCCGTCGCGCTATCTACCAGGCCACTTATCGTGATGCCTACAGCGGAGGCACGGTCAACCTGTACCGCGTCCACAGCCAGGGCTGGGAGAGAGTCTCTCAGGAGGATGTGCTGCAACTGCATCAGGAATACCAGAGTCAGAAAGCCTAG